The window TAATTATGGCGCATTACAATAATATCAATCTTTAATGCCTCAATATTTTTCCCTGTATCAATAAGGGTTTCGCCCTTCTTCACGCTTGAAGTTTCAGTTGCAATATTAATTACGTCAGCTGATAATCGTTTTGCAGCTACCTCAAAAGAAACCCTTGTCCGGGTAGATGGCTCATAAAATAAATTTACAACAGTCTTACCGCGCAGAGCTGGTACTTTTTTGATTTCTCTCGTTGAAACTTCTTTAAATGAATCGGCAGTATCCAAGATTTGTTCAATCTCTTCCTTGCTTAATTCTTCAATCCCCAGAAGGTCTTTTCTCTCCCAACTCATAAGCTTATTCCTTTTCTACAATAACCACTTCATCAGCACCGTCGACTTCTTCCAAATGCACTTCAACTCTTTCATCTTGTGCAGTGGGGATATTTTTCCCGACGTAATCCGCACGGATAGGAAGCTCTCTGTGTCCGCGATCAACAAGCACTGCCAATTGGATAACCTTTGGCCTTCCAAAATCAATTAAAGCATCCAAAGCAGCCCTAATCGTCCTTCCGCTATATAACACATCATCAACCAAAATCAGGTTTTTATTGGTAATATCAAAATCTATCTCTGTTTTATGTACTACGGGTTGAGTTGAAATCAACGTTAAATCATCTCTGTATAAAGTTATATCCAGAATACCTACTGGGATTGTTTCATTATCAATTTCTTTGATATACATACTAAGCCGCTTAGCAAGTAA is drawn from Candidatus Omnitrophota bacterium and contains these coding sequences:
- the pyrR gene encoding bifunctional pyr operon transcriptional regulator/uracil phosphoribosyltransferase PyrR, with the protein product MKTKAKILDKEALNRSLRRIAHEILEKNKGTQDLCLVGIRNRGDLLAKRLSMYIKEIDNETIPVGILDITLYRDDLTLISTQPVVHKTEIDFDITNKNLILVDDVLYSGRTIRAALDALIDFGRPKVIQLAVLVDRGHRELPIRADYVGKNIPTAQDERVEVHLEEVDGADEVVIVEKE